A window of the Isosphaera pallida ATCC 43644 genome harbors these coding sequences:
- a CDS encoding GatB/YqeY domain-containing protein yields MAESIVSRMRKALPEAMKAKDTVKLNFLRYWIAKLTQGDGTEVSDDEAIKRMKGVLKEAKGGLTSFSPEEIELIRQWVPANLTIEQIEEALAPVAQAIAAAPKEGMAMGQAMKVLAGKDVDSDDVKTVVARIRQASA; encoded by the coding sequence ATGGCTGAGAGCATTGTGAGCCGAATGAGGAAGGCGTTGCCCGAGGCGATGAAGGCCAAGGACACGGTCAAGCTCAACTTCCTGAGATATTGGATCGCCAAGTTGACTCAGGGCGACGGCACCGAGGTTTCCGACGACGAGGCAATCAAGCGGATGAAGGGCGTCCTCAAGGAAGCCAAAGGGGGCTTGACGAGTTTCTCGCCCGAGGAGATCGAATTGATTCGCCAGTGGGTGCCTGCCAACCTAACGATCGAGCAAATCGAGGAGGCGCTGGCTCCAGTGGCCCAAGCGATCGCGGCGGCCCCTAAAGAAGGCATGGCGATGGGCCAAGCCATGAAGGTGTTGGCGGGCAAGGATGTGGATAGCGACGACGTTAAAACGGTGGTGGCCCGTATCCGCCAAGCCTCCGCCTAA
- the fumC gene encoding class II fumarate hydratase has protein sequence MTAHDGQRVCDPTLKPDEPFRTETDSMGPIDVPARVYYGAQTARSLIHFAIGRDTMPPLLIHSFALLKKACALVNRDLGKLSAEKTDLIVQAADEIIAGKWDDQFPLRVWQTGSGTQTNMNLNEVISNRAIELAGGVIGSKTPIHPNDDVNMSQSSNDTFPTAMSIAAATAVVKDLIPAVSRLRDALEAKRVEFDGIVKIGRTHLQDATPLTLGQEFSGYVALLDRDIERLKAVLPGLMDLAIGGTAVGTGLNAHPEFAERAAAKVAELTGLPFTSHPNKFAALSAHDEFVMAAGALNTLAASLMKIANDLRWLGSGPRCGLGELNLPENEPGSSIMPGKVNPTQCEAVTMVAVQVMGNAAAIAFAGSQGNFELNVFKPVILHNFLHATTLLSDACRSFAEHCVVGLTANRERIQQHLNNSLMLVTALNQKLGYDNCAKIAKTAHHQGLTLKEAAIQLGLLTAEQFDAWVDPKAMTHP, from the coding sequence ATGACCGCGCACGACGGCCAACGAGTTTGCGACCCCACCCTGAAACCGGATGAACCCTTCCGCACCGAAACCGATAGCATGGGACCCATCGATGTTCCAGCACGGGTCTATTACGGCGCGCAGACTGCCCGGTCGCTGATCCACTTCGCAATCGGTCGGGACACCATGCCGCCGTTGCTGATCCACTCCTTCGCCCTCTTGAAAAAAGCCTGTGCCCTAGTCAACCGCGACCTCGGCAAACTGTCCGCCGAGAAGACCGACTTGATCGTCCAGGCCGCCGATGAAATCATTGCCGGCAAGTGGGACGACCAATTCCCGCTGCGCGTCTGGCAAACCGGCAGCGGCACCCAGACCAACATGAACCTCAACGAGGTCATCTCCAACCGGGCGATTGAACTCGCCGGTGGGGTCATCGGTTCAAAAACGCCGATTCACCCCAACGACGATGTAAATATGTCTCAATCCTCTAACGACACCTTCCCCACAGCCATGTCGATTGCCGCGGCAACCGCGGTGGTGAAGGACCTCATCCCGGCGGTCTCCCGCCTGCGCGACGCCTTGGAGGCCAAACGGGTCGAGTTCGACGGGATTGTGAAAATCGGCCGGACCCACTTGCAGGACGCCACTCCGTTGACGCTCGGTCAAGAGTTCTCGGGCTATGTGGCGCTGTTGGATCGGGATATCGAGCGGTTGAAGGCGGTGCTGCCGGGCTTGATGGATCTGGCGATTGGCGGCACAGCGGTGGGTACCGGACTCAACGCCCACCCCGAATTCGCCGAGCGGGCCGCGGCCAAAGTGGCCGAGTTGACCGGTCTGCCATTCACCTCGCACCCCAACAAGTTCGCCGCGTTGTCAGCGCATGATGAGTTCGTCATGGCTGCCGGCGCGCTCAACACTCTGGCGGCCTCGCTCATGAAGATTGCCAACGACCTGCGCTGGCTCGGTTCGGGACCGCGTTGCGGTCTAGGCGAGTTGAACCTGCCCGAAAACGAACCCGGCAGCTCGATTATGCCCGGCAAGGTGAACCCCACCCAGTGCGAGGCGGTCACGATGGTGGCTGTTCAGGTCATGGGCAACGCCGCGGCCATCGCCTTCGCTGGTTCACAAGGCAACTTTGAGCTCAATGTCTTCAAACCGGTCATCCTGCACAACTTCCTGCACGCCACCACCCTCTTGAGCGACGCCTGCCGCTCCTTCGCTGAACACTGCGTGGTGGGACTGACCGCCAACCGCGAACGCATTCAGCAACATCTCAACAACTCGCTGATGCTAGTGACCGCCCTCAACCAGAAATTGGGTTACGACAACTGCGCCAAGATCGCTAAAACCGCCCACCATCAGGGACTCACTCTCAAGGAAGCCGCTATCCAACTGGGACTGCTCACCGCCGAGCAATTCGACGCCTGGGTTGACCCTAAAGCAATGACCCATCCATAA
- a CDS encoding Fur family transcriptional regulator, producing the protein MVRNTRQREAIRRVIEEAGRPLGPHEILVEAQRQVPRLGIATVYRTINALIEDQVIVPVPIPGGPPRYEARVAAETHHHHFLCQHCGRLFDISGCPGELTSLIPPGFELSGHDLLLRGTCAACVTQHQQTNSSSRPVEKNDCRSQARNCQHDPTSGGNREPQNVSASRSSGSCSTLHDAAAE; encoded by the coding sequence ATGGTCCGAAACACTCGCCAACGTGAAGCGATCCGTCGGGTGATTGAAGAAGCTGGTCGCCCTTTGGGACCCCATGAGATTCTTGTCGAGGCGCAACGCCAAGTGCCTCGGTTGGGTATTGCCACGGTCTATCGCACCATCAACGCCCTGATCGAGGATCAGGTGATCGTGCCGGTGCCGATTCCCGGTGGACCACCCCGCTACGAGGCTCGCGTCGCGGCGGAAACCCACCACCACCATTTCCTCTGTCAGCATTGTGGCCGCTTGTTCGACATTTCCGGTTGTCCAGGCGAACTCACTAGCCTTATCCCCCCCGGTTTTGAATTGAGCGGCCACGACTTACTCTTGCGCGGCACCTGCGCGGCCTGTGTCACTCAACACCAACAAACCAACTCCTCGTCCAGACCGGTTGAGAAGAACGATTGCCGTTCTCAGGCTCGGAATTGCCAACACGATCCAACCAGTGGCGGCAACCGCGAACCTCAGAACGTCTCCGCGTCTCGAAGCAGTGGCTCCTGCTCCACGCTTCACGACGCCGCCGCGGAGTAA
- a CDS encoding ABC transporter permease codes for MTMHQSPSVDPERFGVQTDAADRSGRVGGLGRYPRLLGAMLRFSLTHEMAFRANFLIKVLVEVIWLGILLIFYRTVFAQTDLVGGWNQSQYLFFVGCFFALNGLVEAFFLESCQELSDLIRTGDLDSLLLKPIDEQFLISIRRFDWGTVPNVAMGAGVMLSGLSGLDSPPNAAAVAAFVVTFICGLILSYSFLIAIASCSVWMIRNQGLLEIWWLVSNLVRHPREIYKGPWGEPLGWFLTFVAPFLLIVHVPASSMVRVLDWNLVGYTVAATVVVFLVSRRLFRWSIRHYRSAGG; via the coding sequence ATGACCATGCATCAATCCCCCTCGGTCGATCCCGAGCGGTTCGGGGTCCAAACGGACGCGGCCGATAGGTCGGGGCGGGTGGGCGGTCTGGGACGATACCCGCGATTGCTGGGGGCGATGCTGCGGTTCAGCCTGACCCATGAGATGGCGTTCCGGGCCAACTTTTTGATCAAGGTGTTGGTCGAAGTGATCTGGTTGGGCATCCTCTTGATCTTTTATCGAACTGTGTTTGCCCAAACCGACCTTGTTGGCGGCTGGAACCAGTCGCAATACCTGTTCTTCGTAGGCTGCTTCTTTGCCCTCAATGGTCTGGTCGAGGCGTTCTTTCTAGAGAGTTGTCAGGAGTTGAGCGACCTGATTCGCACGGGCGACCTCGACTCGTTGCTGCTCAAACCCATTGACGAGCAGTTTCTCATCAGCATCCGTCGGTTCGACTGGGGCACAGTGCCCAACGTGGCGATGGGAGCCGGGGTCATGCTGTCCGGTTTAAGCGGGCTGGATTCTCCACCAAACGCGGCGGCGGTCGCCGCTTTTGTCGTCACGTTCATTTGTGGCTTGATCCTTTCCTACTCGTTTCTAATTGCCATTGCGTCTTGTTCGGTGTGGATGATTCGCAACCAGGGGTTGTTGGAAATCTGGTGGTTGGTCTCCAACCTGGTTCGCCACCCCCGCGAGATTTACAAAGGACCCTGGGGGGAACCGCTCGGCTGGTTTTTAACCTTCGTCGCGCCGTTCCTCCTGATTGTGCATGTGCCGGCCTCGAGCATGGTCCGCGTCTTGGATTGGAATTTGGTGGGGTACACCGTGGCCGCAACCGTGGTGGTGTTTCTGGTCAGCCGTCGTCTCTTCAGATGGTCGATCCGTCATTATCGCAGCGCCGGCGGCTAA
- a CDS encoding ABC transporter permease, with product MPRSSSLESSATSDCSPTWAAPSRWTRSVAIVNKYFWVFRVTLAERLTYRVDFLLTSIFRFLPLVTTVLLWGAIYQGSGRQELGGGSEGVAFTYREMIAYLLLVQVSRTFSSMPNLATGVAREIRDGSLKRYLIQPLDLVGYHLMHRLAHKLSYMMVAVVPYAAIFWLCRDFFEGWPPPEVIVAWVVSLGLALVLGYLIELSVGLIAFWMLEITSILYIFMTINFFVSGHMLPLDLLPAGWSGLLKALPFSYLAYFPAAVFLGKVAAQELPLGLAMGLAWIVVFWVLVRLLLGRGLRRYSAYGG from the coding sequence ATGCCGCGGTCCAGCTCGCTTGAGTCGTCGGCCACGTCGGATTGCTCCCCGACCTGGGCCGCGCCCAGCCGTTGGACACGCAGTGTGGCGATTGTGAACAAGTATTTCTGGGTCTTCCGCGTCACCTTGGCCGAACGCTTGACCTACCGGGTTGATTTCTTGCTCACCAGCATCTTCCGCTTTCTTCCCCTAGTGACCACGGTGTTACTCTGGGGCGCGATTTACCAGGGTTCGGGTCGCCAGGAACTGGGCGGCGGTTCAGAGGGAGTCGCTTTTACTTATCGAGAGATGATTGCCTATTTGCTTTTGGTTCAGGTCAGCCGAACCTTTTCCAGCATGCCCAACCTCGCTACCGGGGTGGCCCGCGAGATTCGGGATGGCTCGCTCAAGCGCTATTTGATCCAACCGCTCGACTTGGTTGGTTACCATCTCATGCATCGTCTGGCCCACAAACTCTCCTACATGATGGTGGCGGTGGTCCCCTACGCCGCGATCTTCTGGCTTTGCCGAGACTTCTTCGAGGGTTGGCCGCCGCCGGAGGTGATCGTTGCTTGGGTAGTGTCGCTGGGGTTGGCCTTGGTTTTGGGTTACCTGATCGAGTTGAGCGTGGGCTTGATCGCCTTCTGGATGCTGGAAATCACCTCGATCCTTTATATTTTTATGACGATCAATTTCTTCGTGTCCGGTCACATGCTGCCGCTGGACCTGTTGCCCGCAGGCTGGAGCGGGTTGCTCAAGGCGTTGCCGTTTTCCTACCTGGCTTATTTCCCGGCGGCCGTCTTTCTCGGTAAGGTCGCGGCTCAGGAGTTGCCGCTTGGCCTGGCGATGGGCTTGGCCTGGATCGTGGTCTTCTGGGTGTTGGTTCGGTTGCTGCTGGGCCGTGGGTTGCGACGCTACAGCGCATATGGAGGTTGA
- a CDS encoding class I SAM-dependent methyltransferase — protein sequence MTPPPSSSCPASASASPAASDQDRTKSLYDLQWNRFPIIRPEEDRATLHARTGWTAEDLAGRLVLDGGCGMGRYLKVASEAGAAQVVGFDLSQAVRAARQVNARLSNVHVVRGDLFRPPLPPRLFDRVYSIGALDHTPDPRRAFLALAELVAPGGSIAVWVYPRQRPALEAVIKLHRAISTHLPLGVLMTLSRWAAPIGGLKRRMFASKSSWVRRLAVLLNVATIGVSMHPDPEVRVCDTLDWYAPRYASRHTLEEVVEWFQAAGLVEIENLSGRVPNFHVGQGHGINVRGRRPTVSQPRDAIENQDKLQLN from the coding sequence ATGACCCCGCCGCCCTCCTCCTCTTGCCCAGCATCCGCCTCCGCATCCCCCGCCGCTTCGGATCAAGACCGAACCAAAAGCCTCTACGACCTGCAATGGAACCGCTTCCCGATCATTCGCCCCGAAGAGGATCGGGCGACCTTGCACGCCCGCACTGGCTGGACTGCCGAGGATCTCGCGGGACGTCTGGTCCTCGACGGAGGATGCGGGATGGGTCGGTACCTCAAAGTCGCCAGCGAGGCAGGAGCCGCTCAGGTGGTGGGCTTCGACCTCAGCCAGGCCGTTCGAGCCGCTCGACAAGTCAACGCGCGGTTGTCCAACGTGCATGTGGTTCGCGGCGACCTGTTTCGGCCCCCGCTGCCGCCCCGGCTGTTCGATCGGGTCTATTCAATCGGCGCGCTGGATCACACCCCCGATCCCCGTCGAGCCTTCCTCGCCTTGGCCGAACTGGTGGCCCCCGGCGGCTCGATCGCGGTCTGGGTCTATCCCCGCCAACGCCCGGCGCTAGAGGCAGTCATCAAGCTGCATCGGGCCATCTCGACCCACCTGCCGCTGGGGGTCCTCATGACCTTGAGTCGCTGGGCCGCCCCCATCGGCGGTCTGAAGCGTCGGATGTTCGCCTCCAAGTCCTCCTGGGTTCGCCGCCTGGCCGTCCTGCTGAATGTGGCAACAATCGGCGTCTCGATGCACCCCGACCCTGAAGTGAGAGTGTGCGACACGTTGGACTGGTACGCCCCGCGTTACGCTTCGCGACATACCTTGGAGGAAGTCGTCGAGTGGTTCCAAGCCGCCGGACTCGTCGAGATCGAAAACCTCAGCGGCCGTGTGCCCAACTTCCATGTCGGACAGGGTCATGGAATCAACGTCCGGGGACGCCGCCCCACCGTTTCGCAACCCCGCGACGCGATTGAGAACCAAGACAAGCTGCAGCTAAACTGA
- the rsmG gene encoding 16S rRNA (guanine(527)-N(7))-methyltransferase RsmG produces the protein MMNPSPEALAALLKRCGTPLSDEAIGRLWRYHRLLRAANPELNLTRIHQFENMVLKHYVDSLLVTRFEALPTPLIDMGTGPGLPGVPLKLARPELELILAEPRGARVEFLERVVAELGLEGVEVHPGKITRRYDRPTRGVITRAVASIPETLERVARCLVPDGRMLFMKGPECDDEIAEAHQTHRTWFTLVNDHHYDIPGTEHRRRLVVYRRTSAPVVFDALKGSDGEDATASALVDRPVRDIARPHNATFKDWRTLLKGSGLRKRGEALVAGRRIVAEMLACRPELALGWVTGPQGPAPPERPAGLTWWRLTKPLLAELDLFGTGGPLLWIRLPDIPQYDPHEAWPEGCTLVLPFQDPENIGAALRSALAFGVGRVILTREAAHPFHPKALRAGGPAAARLELRFGPALADLCGREQFAVPRLALDRDPASPRLDQADWPARFALIAGLEGPGLAGIATNWLQRRRIPMSPRIESLNAAVSVAVALYEWRRGQPADWVANLA, from the coding sequence ATGATGAATCCCTCTCCTGAAGCTCTCGCCGCTCTGCTGAAACGCTGTGGAACCCCTTTGTCCGACGAGGCGATTGGACGGCTTTGGCGTTATCATCGGCTGCTCCGCGCGGCCAATCCCGAACTGAATTTGACCCGCATCCATCAATTTGAGAACATGGTTCTCAAACATTATGTCGATAGCTTACTGGTCACGCGGTTCGAGGCGCTGCCCACGCCGCTGATCGACATGGGAACCGGGCCGGGTCTGCCAGGGGTGCCGCTCAAGCTGGCGAGGCCGGAGTTGGAGTTGATCTTGGCCGAACCCCGTGGCGCGCGGGTGGAATTTTTGGAACGGGTGGTGGCCGAGTTGGGTCTGGAAGGCGTCGAGGTTCATCCCGGCAAGATTACCCGACGCTACGATCGTCCCACGCGCGGGGTGATCACCCGCGCGGTGGCCTCGATTCCAGAGACTTTGGAACGGGTGGCCCGTTGTCTGGTCCCCGATGGCCGAATGCTGTTCATGAAGGGGCCGGAGTGCGACGACGAAATCGCCGAGGCCCACCAAACCCATCGAACCTGGTTCACTCTGGTCAACGATCATCACTACGACATTCCTGGCACCGAGCATCGCCGCCGTTTGGTGGTCTATCGTCGAACCTCCGCCCCGGTGGTCTTCGATGCTTTGAAGGGTAGCGACGGAGAGGACGCCACGGCATCAGCGCTGGTGGATCGACCTGTCCGCGACATCGCCCGGCCACACAACGCGACGTTCAAGGACTGGCGGACCCTTCTGAAAGGTTCGGGTCTGCGCAAACGGGGCGAGGCGCTGGTGGCGGGGCGTCGGATCGTGGCCGAGATGTTGGCGTGCCGTCCTGAGTTGGCGTTGGGTTGGGTCACTGGTCCCCAGGGCCCTGCCCCGCCTGAGAGACCTGCGGGCTTGACTTGGTGGCGTCTGACCAAACCGTTGCTGGCCGAACTCGACCTCTTCGGCACCGGCGGCCCGTTGCTCTGGATTCGTCTGCCCGACATTCCCCAATACGACCCCCATGAAGCCTGGCCGGAAGGCTGCACCTTGGTGCTGCCGTTCCAGGACCCCGAGAACATCGGCGCAGCGCTGCGGTCGGCCCTGGCGTTCGGGGTGGGGCGGGTGATTCTCACCCGTGAGGCGGCTCATCCGTTCCATCCCAAAGCGCTTCGCGCCGGGGGGCCGGCGGCAGCGCGTCTGGAACTGCGGTTCGGCCCCGCGTTGGCCGATCTGTGCGGTCGGGAGCAATTTGCGGTTCCCCGGCTCGCCCTGGACCGCGACCCCGCCTCGCCCCGGTTGGATCAGGCCGATTGGCCAGCGCGGTTCGCTCTGATCGCGGGTCTGGAGGGCCCGGGGTTGGCGGGAATCGCCACCAATTGGCTTCAACGCCGACGCATTCCCATGAGTCCCCGAATCGAATCGCTCAACGCGGCCGTTTCGGTCGCGGTGGCGCTTTACGAGTGGCGGCGCGGCCAGCCGGCCGATTGGGTGGCCAACCTGGCTTGA
- a CDS encoding prolyl oligopeptidase family serine peptidase, which yields MLFSSWWFRLGAALSLTMSITSQLPAGARSDESGYRQPPEPIASILDAPPPPAISVSPDRTRLLYLERRGLPTIAELAAPELGLAGVRINPRANAPSRVSTFIDYAVRPLIGGPDTPLIRPQRDPDDPPGTDHRILSAQWAPDGRRILLAILEDHGVSLRLFDLESGRERRLIGPRLNAVFGAEFDFLPDGSGFVALLVPEDRSPAPERPSTPTGPIIQQTGDKPAPGRTYQDLLKDPFDEILFEYYFTSQLVFGDFEGHLTPLGPPGLFTSVEPSPNSQYLLVERLHRPFSYLVPAGRFPTCVEVWNRRGELVKQVADLPLRETIPVSFDAVAEGPRGVTWREDAEATLVWAEALDGGDPEVPAEKRDRVRVWSAPFEGEPTTLIDLEYRRAGLLWCRGDLAIVTEDWFKTRRNRTWILAPDHPDIPPRVLFDRSSEDRYNDPGRLVATLRPDGRRLLMTSTDGRFAYLNNPSGATPEGSRPFLDRLDLQTGQTERLWRNQGDCFEQVVAILDPEATQVLISRESPLEPTNYHLLTLADGQTTRLTDFPDPAPQLAGIKPELIRYTRDDGVELNAKLYLPPGYDKSQGPLPFLLWAYPREFKSAAAAGQVSGSPHVFVRPSGDSPLFLLTQGYGLLDGPAMPIIGEGDEEPNDRYIEQLVASAKAAVDKLVELGVADRDRIAIGGHSYGAFMTANLLAHSDLFRAGIARSGAYNRTLTPFGFQAEERTFWQARDVYIQMSPFTYADRIKVPLLLIHGQADNNPGTFPLQTERFYAAIKGTGGHARLVLLPAESHGYRARESVGHVLWEMIDWLDRHVKPTRSPNAATSQAREETSSSEP from the coding sequence ATGTTGTTCTCATCGTGGTGGTTTCGATTAGGGGCGGCCTTGAGTCTGACCATGAGCATCACCTCGCAACTCCCCGCTGGCGCTCGATCCGACGAGTCCGGTTATCGTCAGCCGCCCGAACCCATCGCCTCGATTTTGGACGCGCCGCCGCCGCCGGCGATCAGCGTCAGCCCCGATCGGACCCGCTTGCTCTATCTGGAGCGACGCGGATTACCCACCATCGCCGAACTCGCCGCGCCGGAATTGGGGTTAGCGGGCGTTCGCATCAATCCCCGCGCCAACGCCCCCTCGCGTGTCTCCACCTTCATCGATTATGCCGTGCGCCCGCTGATCGGCGGCCCCGACACGCCCCTGATCCGCCCACAACGCGACCCAGATGATCCGCCCGGCACCGACCACCGCATCTTGTCGGCCCAATGGGCTCCCGATGGTCGGCGAATCCTGCTGGCGATTCTGGAGGATCATGGGGTGTCCCTGCGCCTCTTTGACCTGGAAAGCGGACGTGAGCGGCGTCTGATCGGTCCCCGGCTCAACGCCGTCTTCGGCGCAGAGTTCGATTTCCTCCCCGACGGCTCGGGTTTCGTCGCTCTGCTCGTACCCGAGGATCGCAGCCCGGCCCCTGAACGACCCAGCACCCCCACCGGGCCGATCATCCAACAAACCGGCGACAAACCAGCCCCCGGACGCACCTATCAAGACCTGCTCAAAGACCCGTTCGACGAGATCCTGTTCGAGTATTATTTCACCAGCCAACTCGTTTTCGGCGATTTCGAGGGCCATCTGACCCCTCTTGGTCCCCCCGGTCTCTTCACCAGCGTGGAACCCTCCCCTAACAGCCAATATCTGTTGGTCGAACGGCTCCATCGTCCTTTTTCCTATCTGGTTCCCGCCGGTCGCTTCCCCACGTGTGTGGAAGTGTGGAATCGTCGGGGTGAACTGGTCAAACAGGTGGCCGACCTGCCGCTGCGCGAAACCATCCCAGTGAGCTTCGACGCGGTGGCCGAAGGACCACGAGGTGTCACCTGGCGCGAGGACGCTGAAGCGACCCTAGTGTGGGCCGAAGCGCTGGACGGTGGTGACCCTGAAGTGCCCGCTGAAAAACGCGACCGAGTACGGGTCTGGTCGGCTCCCTTCGAAGGAGAACCGACCACGCTGATCGACCTGGAATACCGTCGCGCCGGCCTGCTCTGGTGCCGCGGCGACCTGGCGATCGTCACCGAGGATTGGTTCAAAACCCGCCGCAACCGCACCTGGATCCTCGCCCCCGACCACCCCGACATCCCCCCCCGCGTCTTGTTCGACCGCTCCTCCGAAGACCGCTACAACGACCCCGGACGACTCGTCGCCACCCTGCGGCCCGATGGACGACGGTTGCTCATGACTTCAACCGACGGCCGCTTTGCCTACCTCAACAACCCCAGCGGCGCAACCCCCGAAGGCTCCCGCCCCTTTCTCGATCGCCTGGACCTGCAAACCGGTCAGACCGAACGCCTCTGGCGCAACCAAGGCGACTGCTTCGAGCAGGTCGTCGCCATCCTCGATCCCGAGGCAACCCAAGTTCTGATCTCGCGGGAGTCGCCCCTGGAGCCGACGAATTATCATTTGCTGACGCTAGCCGACGGTCAGACCACCCGCCTGACCGACTTCCCCGACCCCGCGCCCCAGTTGGCGGGCATCAAGCCGGAGTTGATCCGTTACACCCGCGACGACGGGGTCGAACTCAACGCCAAGCTCTATCTGCCGCCCGGCTACGACAAGTCGCAAGGACCGCTGCCGTTCCTGCTTTGGGCCTACCCCCGCGAGTTCAAATCGGCCGCGGCAGCCGGCCAAGTCAGCGGCTCGCCTCATGTGTTTGTTCGCCCCAGCGGCGACTCCCCGTTGTTTCTACTCACCCAGGGCTACGGCCTCCTCGACGGACCGGCCATGCCGATCATCGGCGAGGGGGACGAGGAACCCAATGACCGCTACATTGAACAACTGGTCGCCTCGGCCAAAGCCGCGGTGGACAAACTGGTGGAACTCGGCGTGGCCGACCGCGACCGCATCGCAATTGGCGGTCACTCCTACGGCGCGTTCATGACTGCCAACCTGCTGGCCCATTCGGACCTGTTCCGCGCCGGGATCGCCCGCAGCGGAGCCTACAACCGGACCTTGACCCCCTTCGGCTTCCAAGCCGAAGAGCGCACCTTCTGGCAGGCGCGCGACGTGTACATCCAAATGTCTCCCTTCACCTACGCCGATCGGATCAAGGTTCCCCTTTTGCTCATCCACGGCCAGGCCGACAACAACCCCGGCACCTTCCCCCTCCAGACCGAACGGTTCTACGCCGCGATCAAAGGAACCGGCGGCCATGCCCGCCTCGTGCTTCTACCCGCCGAATCGCACGGCTACCGGGCGCGGGAGTCGGTCGGCCATGTGCTTTGGGAGATGATCGACTGGTTGGATCGACATGTCAAACCCACGCGGTCCCCAAACGCCGCGACCTCCCAAGCTCGGGAGGAAACGTCTTCGTCTGAACCTTGA
- a CDS encoding metallophosphoesterase family protein, giving the protein MFFSTPLTQETVVPRRSESIQPHSTTQVRFDSSRRGRPDDTIMRILVVSDLHGNAPALRAILERERFDLALNAGDLVDYGPFPAECVRWSMSHCAYTVRGNHDHGVAQNVEVVGDHGYRYLTRIARPFMWPDLGPRERRYLLELPLTLRIDLDGLRILMVHGTPRDPLDEYVMGLVEPWTARLRDYKDIDLAIVGHTHHQFLLDLGEKRVLNPGSVGQPRDGDPRAAYAIIEDGCIQLHRVEYPIEQTLAGYEALGLPEKANQLFRESLTHGRLSPPPRVPTESSPQALPAMPPSGES; this is encoded by the coding sequence TTGTTCTTTTCCACTCCACTCACGCAGGAGACCGTGGTTCCCCGCCGATCCGAGTCGATCCAACCCCACTCGACCACCCAGGTTCGATTCGATTCGTCTCGTCGCGGCCGACCCGACGACACAATCATGCGCATCCTAGTGGTGTCCGATCTCCACGGCAATGCTCCGGCGTTGCGGGCCATTCTCGAACGTGAGCGGTTCGATCTGGCGCTCAACGCGGGCGATCTTGTCGATTACGGCCCCTTTCCCGCCGAATGTGTCCGTTGGTCGATGAGTCACTGTGCCTACACCGTTCGGGGCAACCACGATCACGGTGTCGCTCAGAATGTCGAGGTCGTGGGCGACCACGGCTACCGATATCTGACTCGGATCGCCCGTCCGTTCATGTGGCCCGACCTAGGGCCCCGCGAGCGTCGCTATCTGTTGGAACTGCCGTTGACCCTACGGATCGACCTCGACGGTCTGCGCATCCTCATGGTCCACGGCACGCCGCGCGATCCGCTAGATGAGTACGTCATGGGGCTGGTCGAGCCCTGGACAGCGCGTTTGAGGGACTACAAGGACATCGACTTAGCGATCGTGGGTCACACCCATCATCAATTTCTGCTTGATCTTGGCGAGAAACGGGTGCTGAATCCCGGCAGCGTCGGCCAACCCCGCGACGGCGATCCTCGCGCCGCCTACGCGATTATCGAGGATGGCTGCATTCAGCTCCATCGCGTGGAGTATCCCATCGAGCAAACCCTGGCGGGCTACGAGGCGCTTGGGCTGCCTGAGAAGGCTAATCAGCTATTCCGCGAGTCGTTGACCCACGGCCGCCTCAGCCCGCCACCCCGCGTACCCACGGAATCGTCTCCCCAAGCGTTGCCTGCTATGCCGCCGTCGGGAGAGTCTTGA